The proteins below come from a single Drosophila kikkawai strain 14028-0561.14 chromosome 3R, DkikHiC1v2, whole genome shotgun sequence genomic window:
- the LOC108071398 gene encoding insulin-like growth factor-binding protein complex acid labile subunit gives MGITDLDPTCEGITCDGTELDSNYTEDKPAATHQWELHLEDCSNLTVLKHSPNLHTLDLANCSSGELHADDLSALPNLGYLHLRGGHLPELSDGLFAKLPDLKVLELGGNAISRIPATTFRGLFKLWLLGLQDNNISALPDAIFLQLRKLLHLDLGNNQIETLQEGIFAGSPRLQILLLHGNPLTKVYPSTLRSPRRLILLDLSNCGLLEELHLNDAYILMLENNAMQSLSIEGSVAKLQAANNKLTHLHMSDKKSIVKLELHENKLEADDIPSMVMGMWRLDYLDLSKNFIDSLPVPSGDNTSEFFLLPNLRFLNLSNNLLEHLHSDSPLLSPSLTYLDLSYNLIYSLEPHIFSLIKELKGLHIEGNLIRQFQYDHFYQQQPRLKELSLFDNVFTTESYQAITKYFTEAGVRVIEKIQRSASGHNISEDFIDNSEPSPPKTGHRYPNRQQCANIQKWSSGDVMIWVGLLTSLVLNVVLVLFFRHARGQKCPISLFWFFGTRQRSNMEARLVSIEDSEI, from the coding sequence ATGGGAATAACTGACTTGGATCCCACCTGCGAGGGAATCACCTGTGACGGAACTGAACTAGACTCAAACTACACAGAAGACAAGCCTGCTGCCACCCATCAGTGGGAGCTccatctggaggactgcagcAATCTGACAGTACTGAAGCACTCCCCCAATCTGCACACTCTGGACTTGGCGAACTGCTCCAGTGGCGAACTGCACGCGGACGACCTCAGTGCGCTGCCTAATCTCGGCTACCTCCATTTGCGAGGTGGCCATCTGCCGGAGCTGAGTGACGGGCTGTTTGCTAAGCTGCCTGACCTGAAAGTTCTCGAGCTGGGAGGCAACGCCATAAGCCGTATTCCTGCCACCACCTTCAGGGGACTGTTTAAGCTGTGGCTGCTTGGACTGCAGGACAATAACATTAGCGCCCTGCCTGATGCAATATTCCTCCAGCTTCGAAAGCTGCTGCACCTCGACCTTGGAAACAATCAGATCGAGACCCTTCAGGAAGGAATCTTTGCCGGAAGCCCTCGGCTCCAGATACTACTGCTCCATGGAAACCCGCTGACCAAAGTATACCCTTCGACTCTCCGGTCACCGAGGCGGCTTATTCTATTAGACCTGAGCAACTGCGGGCTCTTGGAGGAGCTGCATCTCAACGATGCCTATATACTCATGCTGGAAAACAATGCCATGCAGAGCCTTTCCATCGAGGGCAGTGTGGCCAAGCTTCAGGCGGCTAATAACAAACTAACCCATCTCCACATGAGCGACAAGAAGTCCATCGTCAAGCTAGAGCTTCATGAAAACAAGCTGGAGGCCGATGACATCCCCAGCATGGTCATGGGGATGTGGAGGCTTGACTACTTAGATCTCTCCAAAAACTTTATCGACAGCTTGCCCGTGCCCAGTGGCGACAATACAAGTGAGTTTTTCCTTCTGCCCAATCTGAGGTTCCTGAACCTGTCAAATAATCTCCTGGAGCACCTGCACAGTGACTCACCGCTGCTGTCCCCTAGCCTCACCTACTTGGACCTCTCGTACAACCTAATATATAGTCTGGAGCCGCATATTTTCAGCTTGATCAAGGAGCTAAAGGGCCTGCACATCGAGGGGAATCTCATCCGGCAATTTCAATACGATCACTTCTACCAGCAACAACCGCGGCTCAAGGAGTTGTCGCTCTTCGATAATGTATTTACCACGGAGAGCTACCAGGCCATCACCAAATACTTCACGGAGGCTGGGGTCCGAGTTATAGAGAAGATTCAAAGATCAGCTTCTGGTCACAACATATCCGAGGACTTTATAGATAATTCGGAGCCATCACCACCGAAAACGGGACACCGTTATCCTAACCGTCAGCAATGCGCTAATATTCAAAAATGGAGCTCAGGAGATGTAATGATCTGGGTGGGTCTGTTAACGTCCCTCGTTCTTAATGTTGTCCTTGTCCTGTTTTTTCGACATGCCCGCGGACAGAAATGCCCTATTTCGctcttttggtttttcggGACAAGGCAAAGGTCCAACATGGAAGCAAGACTTGTCAGTATTGAAGACTCGGAGATATGA